One part of the Sphingobium yanoikuyae genome encodes these proteins:
- a CDS encoding FecR family protein — protein MAASAAPTPAMVSRAAQWAAELDGDNISPAQRAACESWCAQDVRHRLAFDRMRALDQRFADLAPTERTALSNTARRSATSRRMGTGFATFLLMAGTAWLASHSLSVRQYFPDLRTAPGDIREVALADGSTLHVDTNSAVSRSLTGEERRVSLFRGRLMAQVARDPARPFIVETADGTATALGTRFSVARDADGTTVTVIESRVRACTTALVRQSCVDLRAGDRVRLSDGAIERLPAVDVERASAWSKGWLEADDMPLTEALAELTRYRDRPIRFDPAALRDMRITGSYPLRDSDRALAAIAETSGLWINQSGGNSIITRDP, from the coding sequence ATGGCCGCCAGCGCCGCCCCAACGCCCGCGATGGTCAGCCGCGCCGCGCAATGGGCGGCGGAACTGGATGGCGACAATATATCCCCGGCGCAGCGCGCAGCCTGCGAATCCTGGTGCGCGCAGGACGTGCGGCACCGGCTGGCGTTCGACCGGATGCGCGCGCTCGACCAGCGTTTTGCCGATCTCGCACCGACCGAGCGGACCGCCTTGTCGAACACGGCCCGGCGCTCCGCCACATCGCGGCGCATGGGCACCGGTTTCGCCACGTTCTTGCTGATGGCCGGGACCGCCTGGCTCGCCAGCCACAGCCTGTCGGTGCGGCAATATTTTCCCGACCTGCGTACTGCGCCCGGCGACATTCGCGAAGTGGCGCTGGCGGACGGCTCGACGCTGCATGTCGATACCAACAGTGCTGTGTCGCGCAGCCTGACCGGGGAGGAACGGCGGGTCAGCCTGTTCCGCGGGCGCCTGATGGCGCAGGTCGCGCGCGATCCGGCCCGGCCCTTCATCGTCGAAACGGCCGACGGCACCGCAACGGCGCTGGGCACGCGCTTCAGCGTTGCGCGCGATGCTGACGGCACGACCGTCACCGTGATCGAATCGCGCGTGCGCGCCTGCACCACCGCGCTGGTCCGGCAGTCGTGCGTCGATCTGCGCGCCGGCGACCGCGTCCGCCTGTCGGACGGGGCGATAGAGCGGCTCCCCGCCGTTGACGTCGAACGTGCATCGGCCTGGAGCAAGGGCTGGCTGGAGGCCGACGACATGCCCCTGACCGAGGCGCTGGCGGAGCTCACCCGGTATCGCGATCGCCCGATCCGCTTTGATCCGGCGGCCCTTCGCGACATGCGCATTACCGGCAGTTACCCGCTGCGCGATAGCGACCGGGCGCTGGCCGCGATCGCCGAAACGAGCGGCTTGTGGATCAACCAATCAGGCGGCAACAGCATCATCACGCGCGATCCATGA
- a CDS encoding sigma-70 family RNA polymerase sigma factor — protein MSSAVAPSAIGQLYADHHHWLVRWLVARTRCPHWASDVSQETFCRLIEKGIPSPLRDARSYLTVVARRLLVDDIRRRELEQALVDAAAMLGGQVDELTPDRIVEAVQMLEGLMALLTPLPADVREAFLLRRVDGLGHAEIAARLGISDRTVKRHVARAYALCYTLAFDD, from the coding sequence GTGAGCAGCGCAGTCGCCCCCTCTGCGATCGGCCAGCTATATGCCGACCATCATCATTGGCTGGTGCGGTGGCTGGTCGCCCGGACGCGATGCCCGCATTGGGCGTCCGATGTGTCGCAGGAAACCTTCTGCCGCCTGATCGAAAAAGGCATACCCTCGCCGTTGCGCGATGCGCGATCCTATCTCACCGTGGTCGCGCGGCGATTGCTCGTCGACGATATAAGGCGGCGCGAGCTGGAGCAGGCGCTGGTCGATGCGGCCGCCATGCTGGGCGGACAGGTGGACGAACTGACGCCCGACCGGATCGTCGAAGCCGTGCAGATGCTCGAAGGGCTGATGGCGCTGCTCACGCCGCTGCCCGCCGACGTGCGCGAAGCCTTCCTGCTGCGCCGGGTCGATGGCCTTGGCCATGCCGAGATCGCCGCGCGCCTGGGCATCAGCGACCGGACCGTCAAACGCCATGTCGCACGCGCCTATGCGCTCTGTTACACATTGGCGTTCGACGATTGA